A window of the Peromyscus leucopus breed LL Stock chromosome 22, UCI_PerLeu_2.1, whole genome shotgun sequence genome harbors these coding sequences:
- the LOC114680845 gene encoding zinc finger protein 709-like isoform X2 — MRHKQRMESVTFDDVAVNFTLGEWALLDSSQKKLYRDVMTETFMNLISIGKTNEKENIEDNYQNLRKNVRTQVLERNCDYGDGGQCGETQHQIPEHIVQRDMLPEVTIYKNGVLARDIIVHSSSRVYPSYEITEKPYGSQEQVEKTFTHEKCWKDLTYSESFQANQSPPRETAYQNKQSNEVCRSLNSDQCCERIHAGDKLHEWKQVEKAFWRYSYGQIYEKITIGEKPFMCKQYDKALVNSSHLIKHEIIHPEEKCYTCKQCGKAFRYSSSLQNHERIHSGERPYVCKQCGKAFIRSYDLLIHERIHSGEKPYTCEHCGKSFTHYSGWYSHERIHTREKPYVCTQCGKAFSCSTSFRRHERIHTGEKPYICKHCGKAFTHSSARYIHERIHTGEKPYVCKHCGKAFLRASHLNNHERIHTGEKPYVCKHCGKAFIQRDACYNHERIHTGEKPYVCKECGKAFRISTSLRDHERIHTGEKPYVCNYCGKAFRVSTCLHKHERAHMEKKPSG; from the exons GAGTCAGTGACCTTTGATGATGTGGCTGTGAACTTCACCCTAGGAGAGTGGGCTTTATTGGATTCTAGTCAAAAGAAGCTCTACAGAGATGTGATGACAGAAACCTTTATGAACCTGATCTCCATAG gtaaaacaaatgaaaaagaaaatattgaagacaACTACCAAAATCTCAGGAAAAATGTGAG AACTCAGGTGCTTGAGAGAAACTGTGACTATGGAGATGGTGGTCAGTGTGGAGAAACCCAGCACCAGATTCCAGAGCATATTGTTCAAAGAGACATGCTTCCTGAagtaacaatatataaaaatggtGTGCTTGCAAGAGACATCATTGTTCATTCATCCTCACGTGTATACCCCAGCTATGaaattacagagaaaccctatgggTCTCAGGAACAAGTGGAGAAAACTTTTACACATGAGAAATGTTGGAAAGATTTGACTTATTCTGAGTCCTTTCAGGCAAATCAAAGTCCTCCTAGAGAGACAGCCTATCAAAATAAGCAATCTAATGAAGTCTGTAGGAGTCTCAATTCTGATCAGTGTTGTGAGAGAATTCACGCTGGAGATAAACTGCATGAATGGAAGCAAGTTGAGAAAGCCTTCTGGAGGTACAGTTATGgtcaaatatatgaaaaaatcaCCATTGGAGAGAAACCGTTTATGTGTAAACAGTATGACAAAGCCTTGGTTAATTCCAGTCACCTtattaaacatgaaataattcACCCTGAAGAGAAGTGTTATACATGTAAGCAGTGTGGGAAAGCATTCAGATATTCCTCATCCCTCCAGaaccatgaaagaattcatagCGGGGAAAGACCATATGTATGTAAGCAATGTGGAAAAGCATTCATTCGTTCCTATGACCTTCTCATCCATGAAAGAATTCACAGTGGAGAAAAACCTTATACTTGTGAGCATTGTGGAAAATCTTTCACTCATTATAGTGGCTGGTACAGTCATGAAAGGATTCACactagagagaaaccctatgtttGCACACAGTGTGGGAAAGCGTTTTCATGTTCTACATCATTTCGGAGGCATGAAAGAATTCACACTGGCGAGAAACCATATATATGTAAGCACTGTGGAAAAGCCTTTACCCATTCAAGTGCTCGTTACATTCATGAGAGAATTCACaccggagagaaaccctatgtttGCAAGCACTGTGGAAAAGCATTTCTTCGTGCCAGTCATCTTAACAACCACGAAAGAattcacactggggagaaaccctATGTTTGTAAGcactgtgggaaagccttcatcCAACGTGATGCTTGTTATAACCATgaaagaattcacactggagagaaaccatatgtatgtaaggaatgtgggaaagCATTTAGGATTTCCACATCCCTTCGTGaccatgaaagaattcatactggagaaaaaccttatGTATGTAATTATTGTGGGAAAGCATTTAGGGTTTCCACATGCCTTCACAAACATGAAAGAGCTCACATGGAAAAGAAACCCAGTGGGTAG
- the LOC114680845 gene encoding zinc finger protein 709-like isoform X1, with the protein MLNPNCCEGSWMESVTFDDVAVNFTLGEWALLDSSQKKLYRDVMTETFMNLISIGKTNEKENIEDNYQNLRKNVRTQVLERNCDYGDGGQCGETQHQIPEHIVQRDMLPEVTIYKNGVLARDIIVHSSSRVYPSYEITEKPYGSQEQVEKTFTHEKCWKDLTYSESFQANQSPPRETAYQNKQSNEVCRSLNSDQCCERIHAGDKLHEWKQVEKAFWRYSYGQIYEKITIGEKPFMCKQYDKALVNSSHLIKHEIIHPEEKCYTCKQCGKAFRYSSSLQNHERIHSGERPYVCKQCGKAFIRSYDLLIHERIHSGEKPYTCEHCGKSFTHYSGWYSHERIHTREKPYVCTQCGKAFSCSTSFRRHERIHTGEKPYICKHCGKAFTHSSARYIHERIHTGEKPYVCKHCGKAFLRASHLNNHERIHTGEKPYVCKHCGKAFIQRDACYNHERIHTGEKPYVCKECGKAFRISTSLRDHERIHTGEKPYVCNYCGKAFRVSTCLHKHERAHMEKKPSG; encoded by the exons GAGTCAGTGACCTTTGATGATGTGGCTGTGAACTTCACCCTAGGAGAGTGGGCTTTATTGGATTCTAGTCAAAAGAAGCTCTACAGAGATGTGATGACAGAAACCTTTATGAACCTGATCTCCATAG gtaaaacaaatgaaaaagaaaatattgaagacaACTACCAAAATCTCAGGAAAAATGTGAG AACTCAGGTGCTTGAGAGAAACTGTGACTATGGAGATGGTGGTCAGTGTGGAGAAACCCAGCACCAGATTCCAGAGCATATTGTTCAAAGAGACATGCTTCCTGAagtaacaatatataaaaatggtGTGCTTGCAAGAGACATCATTGTTCATTCATCCTCACGTGTATACCCCAGCTATGaaattacagagaaaccctatgggTCTCAGGAACAAGTGGAGAAAACTTTTACACATGAGAAATGTTGGAAAGATTTGACTTATTCTGAGTCCTTTCAGGCAAATCAAAGTCCTCCTAGAGAGACAGCCTATCAAAATAAGCAATCTAATGAAGTCTGTAGGAGTCTCAATTCTGATCAGTGTTGTGAGAGAATTCACGCTGGAGATAAACTGCATGAATGGAAGCAAGTTGAGAAAGCCTTCTGGAGGTACAGTTATGgtcaaatatatgaaaaaatcaCCATTGGAGAGAAACCGTTTATGTGTAAACAGTATGACAAAGCCTTGGTTAATTCCAGTCACCTtattaaacatgaaataattcACCCTGAAGAGAAGTGTTATACATGTAAGCAGTGTGGGAAAGCATTCAGATATTCCTCATCCCTCCAGaaccatgaaagaattcatagCGGGGAAAGACCATATGTATGTAAGCAATGTGGAAAAGCATTCATTCGTTCCTATGACCTTCTCATCCATGAAAGAATTCACAGTGGAGAAAAACCTTATACTTGTGAGCATTGTGGAAAATCTTTCACTCATTATAGTGGCTGGTACAGTCATGAAAGGATTCACactagagagaaaccctatgtttGCACACAGTGTGGGAAAGCGTTTTCATGTTCTACATCATTTCGGAGGCATGAAAGAATTCACACTGGCGAGAAACCATATATATGTAAGCACTGTGGAAAAGCCTTTACCCATTCAAGTGCTCGTTACATTCATGAGAGAATTCACaccggagagaaaccctatgtttGCAAGCACTGTGGAAAAGCATTTCTTCGTGCCAGTCATCTTAACAACCACGAAAGAattcacactggggagaaaccctATGTTTGTAAGcactgtgggaaagccttcatcCAACGTGATGCTTGTTATAACCATgaaagaattcacactggagagaaaccatatgtatgtaaggaatgtgggaaagCATTTAGGATTTCCACATCCCTTCGTGaccatgaaagaattcatactggagaaaaaccttatGTATGTAATTATTGTGGGAAAGCATTTAGGGTTTCCACATGCCTTCACAAACATGAAAGAGCTCACATGGAAAAGAAACCCAGTGGGTAG